One Methanocaldococcus villosus KIN24-T80 genomic window carries:
- a CDS encoding NAD(P)-binding protein, translated as MEIGIVGAGLGGLLAGAILSYNHKITIFEKLPFLGGRFTNLNYDGFQLTTGALHMIPHGSRGYLAKALKMAKADVKIVNSKPDGTFLINGREYLYKDLFDLLGVKDKIKALKKATNLKLGIVDYNQPFGEFLEDVDLALMIGKAFTGWALSLDVYEVTMKEIINIANNYYKFKGPGVPIGGCKAVIDELVKIIERNGGNIIKEYEVKKIEVEDKAYIDDREFDIVISNISPKETQKMCNIKFLDKKIEPSKGIKISIASKKGIIKHNGVLFTPECERINGLNQVTNVDKSLAPEGYHLIMTHQAQISNNVKKEIDLGLEDIDKLFKNIDYKILHIQSYRDDFPVNHAKNGHDVGNIINDRLYLVGDGAKGGDMEVEGIAIGVLKVVNHINQLNL; from the coding sequence AGGAGCTGGGTTGGGGGGATTGTTAGCTGGAGCTATATTATCTTATAATCATAAAATAACCATTTTTGAAAAACTACCTTTTTTGGGAGGTAGGTTTACAAATTTAAATTATGATGGATTTCAACTAACTACTGGAGCTTTGCATATGATACCACATGGTAGTAGGGGATATTTAGCAAAAGCTTTAAAGATGGCAAAAGCTGATGTTAAGATAGTTAATTCTAAACCTGATGGAACATTTTTAATCAATGGAAGAGAATATTTATACAAAGATTTGTTTGATTTACTAGGGGTTAAGGATAAAATAAAAGCCTTAAAAAAAGCTACAAATCTAAAATTAGGTATAGTTGATTATAACCAACCTTTTGGAGAATTTTTGGAAGATGTTGATTTGGCATTAATGATAGGAAAGGCATTTACTGGATGGGCTTTAAGCTTAGATGTTTATGAAGTTACAATGAAAGAAATTATAAACATTGCTAATAACTATTATAAATTTAAAGGTCCTGGAGTTCCCATAGGTGGGTGTAAAGCTGTTATAGATGAGCTGGTTAAAATAATTGAAAGAAATGGGGGGAATATTATAAAAGAGTATGAAGTTAAAAAAATAGAGGTGGAAGATAAGGCATATATTGATGATAGGGAGTTTGACATAGTTATTAGTAATATATCTCCAAAAGAAACTCAGAAGATGTGTAATATAAAATTTTTAGATAAAAAAATAGAGCCATCTAAGGGGATAAAGATAAGTATTGCTTCAAAAAAAGGGATAATTAAACATAATGGTGTCCTATTTACACCAGAATGTGAAAGAATAAATGGGTTAAATCAGGTTACTAATGTAGATAAAAGCTTAGCTCCTGAAGGATATCATTTAATAATGACTCATCAAGCTCAGATTTCAAACAATGTTAAAAAAGAGATTGATTTAGGTTTAGAGGATATAGATAAATTGTTTAAAAATATAGATTATAAGATATTACATATACAGAGTTATAGGGATGATTTTCCAGTAAATCATGCTAAAAATGGACATGATGTGGGGAATATTATAAATGATAGATTATATCTAGTTGGTGATGGAGCAAAAGGAGGAGATATGGAAGTTGAGGGAATAGCTATTGGGGTTTTGAAGGTTGTTAATCATATTAACCAATTAAATCTTTAA